The Burkholderia ambifaria AMMD genome includes a region encoding these proteins:
- a CDS encoding type I polyketide synthase, giving the protein MLELINTYLHGYAAVPLLSACRELGILAALQAGPVGLTRLGADLRANPGYLRLAFRALHALDCVASDDHETYGATARFRACAALPEGIDTLYRIDFDACLGEGTQATRLEPWFALSARGWDSEDTEWAQLLDGALTVPLLLALARRGVGRGNGDDDARLDTRVHPALHAMLRDWLAARQWLAPADGLRLNERGRHLCERALTMGVTASYRPMLMALPELIGGDPRRVLTRDADGHETYVDRTLNVIGSGFQHGKYFNDMADLVVELFDREPLDAQPRYIVDMGCGDGALLRHLYKAIATRSARGRCLDGYPLLLIGADYNQRSLDAAGRTLEGLPHLLVHADIGKPQALLDALREHGIDDPDAILHVRSFLDHDRPLDLTAEPADAAQPAADDHVYVDARGNWLSSARVARDLREHLSRWAGIIGRHGLIVLEVFALPVRLTREYFSQTESFSFDFYHALSRQALVDAGTFHQALASAGLYPDRESLRRYPSVTPFSRIVLQRVHPKPFTIRTLQSDDIPALLEIDARCWPEPLRLSREAIEQRHRRFPEGQFVVEYQGRVVGVLYTQRIDDLDAVLGRRHADYAEAHVANGRYWQLISISAHPDFPSLALGDQLLEHALDLAALTAGVETVYGITRCLSFISQSETMEAYIGLRDAHGHPVDPLLRFHHLHGASIERVVPGARPEDLDNGGDGVLIRYELSARFRAAGAAALPAAGDECRERDTLEVVSESVRRIMRVPDSFAADCPLRELGLDSMGLMELRLLLGAAFSIEFDPAAFFSYPTARAIAGHIDAQRRPADAAASASVGRASFPARPDASRRADASADSTNPGAAAGTRETEVAIVGIALRFPGGIDTPQAYWRMLDEGRCVIGERPDTRWREYREELAALAPALPQIHRGGFLAEVDRFDAAFFRITPREAQALDPQQRLLLELVHEAFEQAGIDADTQAGREVGVFLGAYTHDYEALTLRERALGEIDAWFGSGTALSTAAGRLAYCFDFRGPTMTIDTACSSSSSAIFSACRSLLDGSASLAVAASVNLMIGPSLSVAYGRASMLSPDGLCKTFDAGADGYVRGEGGVVLLLKRLDDALADGDRVHAVIKSAALMQDGRTNGLTAPNGQAQVDVIRRALAQAGCDPADIDYVEAHGTGTRLGDPVEIQALHEAYCAGVERAAPLSVGSVKTNLGHTEAVSGMAGLVKVVLSMQHRRVPAHLHLNQPSPLLRLDERNIEIARQARDWQATPGRPRRAGISSFGFSGSNTHLIVEEFVAPEAMPAAPVAAPLPAVVSAATPAALRANLAALAEYLEASPAPLDLAALSRALTAGRAQHARRVAFSFDSKEALRERLAQAQAAVDHDAAPRAGLRIAFMYTGQGAQYHGMAQRLAGTSPVFRAHLERCAALVREHAGFDLFDLMWGEPRARIDETRYTQVALFCVEHSLALLLREAGIEASVVLGHSVGEYGAACYAGVMEEAATIRLLSRRGELMHEGTARGAMVALLAPLAEVEALLRGFDRLAVAALNGPRNQVVAGDSQQLEALVRLAGERQIPAFPLPVERAFHSPLMAPILPGFRELAERFAYAAPRATLISNLTGEVCRGAPDAGYWTDHIRQPVRFEHSVRTLLAQEVDLVIEIGPKPVLTRMAQAVAPAPTLQWLPALVDAERHGLAAIFAKASEAGLAVNWRVYPHESTARLDDLPLYRFQRESYWLPALGARGAAPGAAREAGAALPDSPSQAGSRVEPNVDAAARTEVRIDPALDRAPWAHVIGRHSVFPAGGYLGLAIEAALRWLDRPAGVVLRGLRVEQMLRLAEDGAYRLEATARPGDPGEGGDPARAAILVRSAGGTGAAWTTHARATAEPLAAGTAASVLAAPADTQAVAMDGASFYRRVAALGYDYAAPFRGITWLRRAGDSIGADLSAAGTPEPDGYAAAPWRLDHCLQTVLAARLEALEADGAHLLLPTGVERLVWHGPLPAAPRVVCRVRAHHDGVEAELRITDAQGKPCCEMEGLRFARVDRRGLAGAGGAASVVSPASAPSRSASPLHALRWRRVDPPSVAADEAGRSWLVVSAAGASGGAFAAALGARGARVERLDPRDAHDAAGLAAFARSLADYAAARAEPFGLIHLHADAAVDLAVVRFLAGLPAGCLHRALLVTQGAQAVAGELPDLSATVLWGLGATLQAEAPQQAVTLVDLEAGLDALVGIETVLNAADAIDAGAARAPAWPDHLALRAGRWHQRVLAPATARGPLTISGDGSYLVTGGLGGLGRRVVEFLHARGAGRIVVLGRTLPAEPPAWLAALQAERAVVELVACDLSDAARVASVPGTLGRELPLRGIVHAAGVLDDARLIDQDAARLRRVAAPKLDGARHLLDALAGASLAASLDFVWLFSSITALHGGAGQANYAAANAALDGYAHTLRARGVPATAINWGPWRDTGMLARVARPEATYARLHADPLEPAEAARWFDALLATDGAQLCVVHWRLDALARVPGLPALLRDLVTAATSVATPATAGQAGPASYRQRLADALPAERAALARRLVAEQIALVTGIAAATIEPAAPLSILGMDSLMSVALSDALAHCLGIAASATLLFDHPTLDALALHVLAANAPAGSAVAEAASVAPAVEATEPAAAPLDTELSEIEGLQDDDLAALLGKEFIRE; this is encoded by the coding sequence ATGCTGGAACTGATCAACACCTACCTGCACGGCTATGCCGCCGTGCCGTTGCTGTCGGCCTGCCGCGAGCTCGGAATTCTCGCCGCGCTGCAAGCGGGCCCGGTCGGCCTGACGCGGCTCGGCGCGGACCTGCGCGCGAACCCCGGCTATCTGCGCCTGGCATTTCGCGCGCTGCACGCGCTCGACTGCGTGGCCTCGGACGATCACGAGACCTATGGGGCGACCGCGCGCTTTCGTGCCTGCGCCGCTCTGCCCGAAGGCATCGACACGCTGTACCGGATCGACTTCGACGCCTGCCTGGGCGAAGGCACGCAGGCGACGCGGCTGGAACCCTGGTTCGCGCTGTCGGCGCGCGGCTGGGATAGCGAGGATACCGAATGGGCGCAACTGCTCGACGGCGCATTGACGGTTCCGCTGCTGCTTGCGCTGGCCAGGCGCGGAGTGGGGCGCGGCAACGGAGATGACGACGCGCGACTGGACACGCGTGTGCATCCGGCGCTGCACGCGATGCTGCGCGACTGGCTCGCGGCGCGCCAATGGCTCGCGCCGGCGGACGGGCTCAGGCTCAACGAGCGCGGCCGGCACCTGTGCGAGCGCGCGTTGACGATGGGCGTGACCGCCTCGTACCGGCCGATGCTGATGGCGCTGCCCGAGCTGATCGGCGGCGATCCGCGCCGGGTGCTGACGCGCGACGCCGACGGCCACGAGACCTATGTGGACCGCACCCTCAACGTGATCGGCAGCGGCTTCCAGCACGGCAAGTATTTCAACGACATGGCCGACCTGGTGGTCGAGCTGTTCGACCGCGAGCCGCTCGACGCGCAGCCGCGCTACATCGTCGACATGGGTTGCGGCGACGGCGCCCTGCTGCGCCATCTGTACAAGGCGATCGCGACGCGCTCGGCGCGCGGCCGCTGCCTCGATGGGTACCCGCTGCTGTTGATCGGCGCCGACTACAACCAGCGCTCGCTCGACGCCGCCGGCCGCACGCTCGAGGGCCTGCCGCACCTTCTGGTGCATGCCGACATCGGCAAGCCGCAGGCGCTGCTCGACGCGCTGCGCGAGCACGGCATCGACGATCCCGACGCGATCCTGCACGTGCGCTCGTTCCTCGACCACGACCGGCCGCTGGACCTGACGGCCGAGCCGGCCGATGCGGCGCAGCCTGCCGCCGACGATCACGTCTACGTGGACGCGCGCGGCAACTGGCTGTCCTCGGCGCGCGTCGCGCGCGACCTGCGCGAGCATCTTTCGCGCTGGGCCGGCATCATAGGCCGCCATGGCCTGATCGTGCTCGAGGTGTTCGCGCTGCCGGTGCGGCTCACGCGCGAGTATTTCAGCCAGACCGAAAGCTTCAGCTTCGATTTCTATCACGCGCTGTCGCGCCAGGCGCTGGTCGACGCCGGCACCTTCCACCAGGCGCTGGCCAGCGCCGGGCTCTATCCGGATCGCGAATCGCTGCGCCGCTACCCGAGCGTCACGCCGTTCTCGCGGATCGTGCTGCAGCGCGTGCATCCCAAGCCGTTCACGATCCGTACCTTGCAGTCGGACGACATCCCGGCCCTGCTCGAGATCGACGCGCGCTGCTGGCCCGAGCCGCTGCGGTTGTCGCGCGAGGCGATCGAGCAGCGCCATCGCCGTTTCCCCGAGGGGCAGTTCGTCGTCGAATACCAAGGGCGCGTGGTCGGCGTTCTCTACACGCAGCGCATCGACGATCTCGATGCCGTGCTGGGGCGCCGTCATGCCGACTACGCCGAAGCGCACGTCGCCAACGGCCGCTACTGGCAACTGATCTCGATCAGCGCGCATCCCGATTTCCCGTCGCTGGCGCTCGGCGACCAGCTGCTCGAACACGCGCTCGACCTGGCCGCGCTGACGGCCGGCGTCGAAACGGTCTACGGCATCACGCGTTGTCTCTCTTTTATTTCGCAATCCGAAACGATGGAGGCCTATATCGGCCTGCGCGACGCGCACGGTCACCCCGTCGATCCGCTGCTGCGCTTCCATCACCTGCATGGCGCCAGCATCGAGCGCGTGGTACCGGGCGCGCGCCCCGAGGACCTCGACAACGGCGGCGACGGCGTGCTGATCCGCTACGAGCTTTCGGCGCGCTTCCGCGCGGCGGGTGCGGCGGCCCTGCCGGCGGCCGGCGATGAGTGTCGCGAGCGCGACACGCTCGAAGTCGTGTCCGAATCGGTCCGGCGCATCATGCGCGTGCCCGACAGCTTCGCGGCCGATTGCCCGCTGCGCGAGCTGGGCCTCGATTCGATGGGGCTGATGGAGCTGCGCCTGCTGCTCGGCGCCGCGTTCTCGATCGAGTTCGATCCGGCCGCGTTCTTCAGCTATCCGACCGCGCGCGCGATCGCCGGCCATATCGACGCGCAGCGCCGGCCGGCCGATGCCGCCGCCTCGGCCTCGGTGGGCCGTGCCTCGTTCCCGGCCCGGCCGGACGCGTCGCGGCGGGCGGATGCCTCGGCCGATTCGACGAACCCGGGCGCTGCCGCCGGCACGCGCGAGACCGAGGTGGCGATCGTCGGCATCGCGCTGCGTTTCCCGGGCGGCATCGACACGCCGCAAGCCTACTGGCGCATGCTCGACGAGGGCCGCTGCGTGATCGGCGAGCGCCCCGACACGCGCTGGCGCGAATATCGCGAGGAGCTGGCCGCGCTGGCGCCGGCCTTGCCGCAGATCCATCGCGGCGGTTTCCTGGCCGAGGTCGACCGCTTCGACGCCGCGTTCTTCCGCATCACGCCGCGCGAGGCGCAGGCGCTCGATCCGCAGCAGCGGCTGCTGCTCGAACTGGTCCACGAGGCCTTCGAGCAGGCCGGCATCGACGCCGACACGCAGGCCGGGCGCGAGGTGGGCGTGTTCCTCGGCGCCTATACGCACGACTACGAGGCGCTGACGCTGCGCGAGCGCGCGCTCGGCGAGATCGACGCCTGGTTCGGCTCGGGCACCGCGCTGTCCACGGCGGCCGGGCGGCTTGCCTATTGCTTCGATTTCCGCGGCCCCACGATGACGATCGACACCGCCTGCTCATCCTCCAGCAGCGCGATCTTCTCGGCTTGCCGCAGCCTGCTCGATGGCAGCGCCTCGCTGGCGGTGGCTGCCTCGGTGAACCTGATGATCGGGCCGTCGCTGAGCGTGGCCTACGGCCGCGCGAGCATGCTCTCGCCCGACGGCCTCTGCAAGACCTTCGATGCCGGCGCGGACGGCTACGTGCGCGGCGAGGGTGGCGTGGTGCTGCTGCTCAAGCGCCTCGACGACGCGCTGGCCGACGGCGACCGCGTCCACGCCGTGATCAAGTCGGCCGCGCTGATGCAGGACGGCCGCACCAACGGCCTGACCGCGCCGAACGGGCAGGCCCAGGTGGACGTGATCCGCCGCGCGCTGGCCCAGGCCGGCTGCGACCCGGCCGACATCGACTATGTCGAGGCGCACGGCACCGGCACGCGGCTCGGCGATCCGGTCGAGATCCAGGCGCTGCACGAGGCCTATTGCGCCGGCGTCGAGCGTGCCGCGCCGCTGTCGGTCGGCTCGGTCAAGACCAATCTCGGTCATACCGAGGCGGTCTCGGGGATGGCCGGACTGGTCAAGGTGGTGCTCTCGATGCAGCACCGCAGGGTGCCCGCGCATCTGCACCTGAACCAGCCCAGCCCGCTGCTCCGGCTCGACGAACGCAACATCGAGATCGCGCGGCAGGCTCGCGACTGGCAGGCCACGCCGGGCCGCCCGCGCCGCGCCGGCATCAGCTCGTTCGGCTTCAGCGGCAGCAACACCCACCTGATCGTCGAGGAATTCGTGGCGCCCGAAGCCATGCCCGCGGCGCCTGTCGCGGCGCCGCTGCCTGCGGTGGTTTCGGCCGCGACGCCGGCCGCGCTGCGCGCCAATCTCGCGGCGCTGGCCGAGTATCTCGAAGCGAGCCCGGCGCCGCTCGACCTGGCGGCGCTCTCTCGCGCGCTGACGGCCGGGCGCGCCCAGCACGCGCGTCGCGTGGCCTTCAGCTTCGATTCGAAGGAGGCGCTGCGCGAGCGTCTCGCGCAGGCCCAGGCCGCCGTCGATCACGACGCGGCACCGCGCGCCGGCCTGCGCATCGCCTTCATGTACACCGGGCAGGGTGCTCAGTATCACGGCATGGCGCAGCGGCTGGCCGGCACCAGCCCGGTGTTTCGTGCGCACCTGGAGCGCTGCGCGGCGCTGGTGCGTGAGCATGCCGGTTTCGACCTGTTCGACCTGATGTGGGGCGAGCCGCGCGCGCGCATCGACGAGACGCGCTACACGCAGGTCGCGCTGTTCTGCGTCGAGCACAGCCTCGCGCTGCTGCTGCGCGAGGCCGGCATCGAGGCGAGCGTGGTGCTGGGCCACAGCGTCGGCGAATACGGCGCGGCCTGCTACGCCGGCGTGATGGAAGAAGCCGCCACGATCCGCCTGCTGAGCCGTCGCGGCGAGCTGATGCACGAGGGCACCGCGCGCGGCGCGATGGTCGCGCTGCTCGCGCCGCTCGCCGAGGTCGAGGCGCTGCTGCGCGGCTTCGACCGGCTGGCCGTGGCCGCGCTCAACGGCCCGCGCAACCAGGTGGTGGCCGGCGATTCGCAGCAGCTCGAGGCGCTGGTGCGGCTGGCCGGCGAACGGCAGATCCCGGCCTTCCCGCTGCCGGTCGAGCGCGCCTTCCACTCGCCGCTGATGGCGCCGATCCTGCCGGGCTTCCGCGAGCTGGCCGAGCGCTTCGCCTATGCCGCGCCGCGCGCGACGCTGATCTCGAACCTGACGGGCGAGGTCTGCCGCGGCGCGCCCGACGCCGGCTACTGGACCGATCACATTCGCCAGCCGGTGCGCTTCGAGCACTCGGTGCGCACGCTGCTCGCGCAGGAGGTCGACCTGGTGATCGAGATCGGCCCGAAGCCGGTCCTCACCCGCATGGCGCAGGCCGTCGCGCCCGCGCCGACACTGCAGTGGCTGCCGGCGCTGGTCGATGCCGAGCGCCATGGCCTCGCCGCGATCTTCGCGAAGGCCAGCGAGGCGGGGCTGGCGGTGAACTGGCGCGTCTATCCGCACGAGAGTACCGCGCGGCTCGACGATTTGCCGCTGTATCGCTTCCAGCGCGAGTCGTACTGGCTGCCGGCTCTCGGCGCGCGCGGCGCGGCACCGGGCGCGGCGCGCGAAGCCGGCGCTGCCTTGCCGGATTCGCCGTCGCAGGCCGGCTCGCGCGTCGAGCCGAATGTCGATGCGGCCGCGCGTACCGAGGTGCGCATCGATCCGGCGCTGGACCGCGCGCCGTGGGCGCACGTGATCGGCCGGCACAGCGTGTTCCCCGCTGGCGGCTACCTCGGCTTGGCGATCGAGGCCGCGCTGCGCTGGCTCGACCGCCCGGCCGGCGTGGTGCTGCGCGGGCTGCGTGTCGAGCAGATGCTGCGGCTGGCCGAGGACGGCGCCTACCGGCTCGAAGCGACGGCCCGGCCGGGCGATCCGGGCGAGGGCGGCGATCCCGCCCGCGCGGCGATCCTGGTGCGCAGCGCGGGCGGCACCGGCGCGGCCTGGACCACGCATGCGCGCGCCACGGCCGAGCCGCTGGCGGCCGGCACCGCCGCGTCCGTGCTCGCGGCGCCCGCCGATACGCAGGCGGTCGCGATGGACGGCGCCTCGTTCTACCGGCGCGTGGCCGCGCTCGGCTACGACTATGCCGCGCCGTTCCGCGGCATTACCTGGCTGCGCCGCGCCGGCGACAGCATCGGCGCCGACCTATCGGCCGCCGGCACGCCCGAGCCGGACGGCTACGCGGCCGCGCCCTGGCGCCTCGACCATTGCCTGCAGACCGTGCTGGCCGCGAGGCTCGAGGCGCTGGAAGCCGATGGCGCGCACCTACTGCTGCCGACCGGCGTCGAGCGCCTGGTCTGGCACGGCCCGCTGCCGGCCGCGCCGCGCGTGGTCTGCCGCGTGCGCGCGCATCACGATGGCGTCGAGGCCGAACTGCGTATCACCGACGCCCAGGGCAAGCCGTGTTGCGAGATGGAGGGCCTGCGCTTTGCGCGCGTCGATCGTCGCGGGCTGGCCGGCGCGGGCGGCGCTGCCTCGGTGGTGTCGCCCGCGTCCGCACCGTCGCGATCCGCCTCGCCGCTGCACGCGCTGCGCTGGCGGCGCGTCGACCCGCCTTCCGTCGCCGCCGACGAGGCCGGCCGGTCCTGGCTGGTCGTTAGCGCCGCCGGCGCGTCGGGCGGTGCCTTCGCCGCCGCGCTCGGCGCGCGCGGTGCCCGCGTCGAGCGGCTCGATCCGCGCGACGCGCATGACGCGGCCGGCCTGGCCGCCTTCGCGCGCAGCCTGGCCGACTACGCCGCGGCGCGGGCCGAGCCGTTCGGCCTGATCCATCTGCACGCGGACGCCGCCGTCGATCTCGCCGTGGTCCGTTTCCTCGCCGGCCTGCCCGCCGGCTGCCTGCATCGCGCGCTGCTGGTCACGCAGGGCGCGCAGGCCGTGGCGGGCGAGTTGCCCGATCTGTCGGCGACCGTGCTCTGGGGGCTCGGCGCCACGCTGCAGGCCGAGGCGCCGCAGCAGGCGGTCACGCTGGTCGATCTGGAGGCGGGCCTCGACGCGCTGGTCGGGATCGAGACCGTGCTCAACGCCGCCGATGCCATCGACGCCGGCGCCGCGCGCGCCCCCGCGTGGCCCGATCATCTCGCGCTGCGCGCGGGCCGCTGGCACCAGCGCGTGCTCGCGCCGGCCACCGCGCGCGGTCCGCTGACGATTTCCGGCGACGGCAGCTACCTGGTGACGGGCGGCCTGGGCGGCCTCGGCCGTCGCGTCGTCGAATTCCTGCATGCACGCGGCGCGGGCCGCATCGTCGTGCTCGGGCGCACGCTGCCGGCCGAGCCGCCGGCCTGGCTCGCGGCGTTGCAGGCGGAACGTGCCGTTGTCGAACTGGTGGCCTGCGATCTAAGCGATGCCGCGCGGGTCGCGAGCGTGCCGGGCACGCTGGGGCGCGAGCTGCCGCTGCGCGGCATCGTGCATGCGGCCGGGGTGCTCGACGATGCGCGCCTGATCGACCAGGATGCGGCGCGCCTGCGGCGCGTGGCGGCGCCCAAGCTCGACGGCGCGCGCCATCTGCTGGACGCGCTGGCTGGCGCATCGCTGGCCGCGTCGCTCGATTTCGTCTGGCTGTTCTCGTCGATCACCGCGCTGCACGGCGGCGCGGGCCAGGCCAACTACGCGGCCGCCAATGCCGCGCTCGACGGCTACGCCCACACGCTGCGCGCACGCGGCGTGCCGGCCACCGCGATCAACTGGGGGCCGTGGCGCGATACCGGGATGCTGGCGCGCGTGGCGCGGCCCGAGGCCACCTATGCGCGGCTGCATGCCGATCCGCTCGAGCCCGCCGAGGCGGCGCGCTGGTTCGATGCGCTGCTCGCCACCGACGGCGCGCAGCTCTGCGTGGTGCACTGGCGCCTCGATGCGCTGGCGCGCGTGCCGGGCCTGCCCGCGCTGCTGCGCGACCTGGTGACGGCCGCGACATCGGTGGCGACACCGGCCACGGCCGGGCAGGCCGGTCCCGCGTCCTACCGGCAGCGGCTCGCCGATGCGCTGCCAGCCGAACGCGCCGCGCTGGCGCGGCGCCTGGTGGCCGAGCAGATCGCGCTGGTCACCGGCATCGCCGCCGCGACGATCGAGCCGGCCGCGCCGCTCAGCATACTCGGCATGGATTCGCTGATGAGCGTCGCGCTCAGCGACGCGCTGGCCCACTGCCTTGGCATCGCCGCCTCGGCCACGCTGCTGTTCGACCACCCGACGCTCGACGCGCTGGCCCTGCACGTGCTGGCGGCCAATGCGCCCGCCGGGTCCGCCGTGGCGGAGGCCGCGTCCGTTGCGCCGGCGGTCGAAGCCACGGAACCCGCCGCGGCCCCGCTCGATACCGAGCTCAGCGAAATCGAGGGATTGCAGGACGACGATCTGGCCGCGCTGCTCGGCAAGGAGTTCATCCGTGAATAA
- a CDS encoding thioesterase II family protein: MAVQDVHAWFHAPLDAAPEARPRAALVCFPYAGGGPSAYHAFCRALPPQLRPLVARLPGREASRQIPPLTDLDDIAAHLAEALPEAAGGLPMVFWGHSMGALVGFEVARRLGAEAGPRCLVVSGCKAPQLPRVPRPVPVEALDDARFVQLLQGYGGMPSVILDNPDLLALLLPQIRADFVAMDGYRYRAGAPLDCDLLCVNGASDHLVGRDAARAWATQTSRQAACEWLPGGHFFINESRAALVRLIVDAAEDGVVPSDAALPRGA, from the coding sequence ATGGCTGTTCAGGATGTCCATGCGTGGTTTCATGCGCCGCTCGACGCGGCGCCCGAGGCGAGGCCGCGCGCCGCGCTGGTCTGCTTCCCCTACGCGGGCGGCGGCCCCTCGGCCTATCACGCCTTCTGCCGCGCGCTGCCGCCGCAGCTGCGGCCGCTGGTGGCGCGGCTGCCGGGCCGCGAGGCGAGCCGGCAGATCCCGCCGCTAACCGATCTCGACGATATCGCCGCGCACCTGGCAGAGGCGCTGCCCGAGGCCGCGGGCGGCCTGCCGATGGTGTTCTGGGGGCACAGCATGGGCGCCCTGGTGGGTTTCGAGGTGGCGCGCCGGCTCGGCGCCGAGGCCGGCCCGCGCTGCCTGGTGGTGTCGGGCTGCAAGGCGCCGCAGCTGCCGCGCGTGCCACGCCCGGTGCCGGTGGAAGCGCTCGACGACGCGCGCTTCGTGCAACTGCTGCAAGGCTACGGCGGCATGCCCTCGGTGATCCTCGACAACCCCGACCTGCTCGCGCTGCTGCTGCCGCAGATCCGTGCCGATTTCGTGGCAATGGACGGCTATCGCTACCGCGCCGGCGCACCGCTCGACTGCGACCTGCTGTGCGTGAACGGCGCCTCGGACCACCTGGTCGGCCGCGACGCGGCCCGCGCGTGGGCGACCCAGACCTCGCGCCAGGCCGCGTGCGAATGGCTGCCGGGCGGTCACTTCTTCATCAACGAGAGCCGCGCCGCGCTGGTGAGGCTGATCGTCGATGCCGCCGAGGATGGCGTGGTGCCGTCCGACGCGGCCCTGCCGAGAGGCGCCTGA
- a CDS encoding aspartyl/asparaginyl beta-hydroxylase domain-containing protein has protein sequence MSPFEKNLALRRAVLDVMEQGGCYRRIMDGGPELDRVKEFLLRMARPEHGERLPKQHPTFLPIFPGLDNRPIRSPEGDPVADYLRAATPAIRNEALRLRNRVLSFTGGVVTDGAWLIYPLWYMGTQLPFMTMHCPELKRIAAELPHCGVAHPFSEALLSWQEPNTHLGAHCSVDSLRLRYSVGIIVDADCTLRVGEIRKQWQVGESIVFEDCFEHEAWNGPKSRLVFIIDAWHPDLSLIEREALQAMFRKREVRDILCEFRMSEPMRPFLAQRFAEEDRDPLLARYWDAGAAITAPRITDWGTWNTVPVFS, from the coding sequence ATGTCGCCGTTCGAGAAAAACCTGGCCCTGCGCAGGGCCGTGCTGGACGTGATGGAGCAGGGCGGGTGCTACCGGCGGATCATGGACGGCGGCCCCGAACTGGATCGCGTGAAGGAATTCCTGCTGCGCATGGCGCGCCCCGAGCACGGCGAGCGCCTGCCCAAGCAGCACCCGACCTTCCTGCCGATCTTCCCCGGCCTCGACAACCGGCCGATCCGCAGCCCCGAGGGCGACCCGGTGGCCGACTACTTGCGCGCGGCCACGCCCGCGATCCGCAACGAGGCGCTGCGCCTGCGCAACCGCGTGCTGTCCTTCACCGGAGGCGTGGTGACCGACGGCGCCTGGCTGATCTACCCGCTCTGGTACATGGGCACGCAGCTGCCGTTCATGACCATGCACTGCCCCGAGCTCAAGCGCATCGCCGCCGAGCTGCCGCACTGCGGCGTCGCGCATCCGTTCTCTGAGGCGCTGCTGTCGTGGCAGGAGCCGAACACGCACCTGGGCGCGCACTGCAGCGTTGACTCGCTGCGACTGCGCTACAGCGTCGGGATCATCGTCGATGCCGACTGCACGCTGCGCGTTGGCGAGATCCGCAAGCAATGGCAGGTCGGCGAATCGATCGTGTTCGAGGACTGCTTCGAGCACGAGGCCTGGAACGGCCCGAAGAGCCGCCTGGTGTTCATCATCGACGCCTGGCACCCGGATCTCTCCCTGATCGAGCGAGAGGCGCTGCAGGCCATGTTCCGCAAGCGCGAGGTGCGCGACATCCTCTGCGAATTCCGCATGTCCGAGCCGATGCGGCCGTTCCTCGCGCAGCGCTTCGCCGAGGAGGATCGCGATCCGCTGCTGGCGCGCTACTGGGATGCCGGGGCCGCCATCACGGCGCCGCGCATTACCGACTGGGGCACCTGGAACACGGTGCCGGTGTTCTCGTGA